Part of the Spea bombifrons isolate aSpeBom1 chromosome 3, aSpeBom1.2.pri, whole genome shotgun sequence genome, GctgatttcactatacattataagggGCAttgcactgatttatctatacattatacagggtccaGCTCGccgatttagctatacattatacaggggcatctcactgatttaactatacattatacagggcccgttcactgatttaactatgtgttatacaggggccgagtcactaatttatttatacattatacataatatTAATTCAGTTCTGCTGCAAACTCCGTTTCATAAATACACCCAACAGCGAGGCTTTTCAGCCCATAATGTGTCTTCCAGTGATGTAGTCTATACAGTGCGTgtattatatactgtgtgtgtgtatatatatatatatatatacacacacacacacacacacacgtatgtgttTTGGAAAcatctgcacttttttttttttttttttagtacatatGTTTTCGGCGGAAGAATTTACGGTGTTTACGTTCTGCTTATTCAAAAAGCCCGTTACCCGGCCGAcaagtttccttttattttgaaTCATGGCAACGAGTTATCGTGTCTGCAGTAACCGCGAAGCGTCCAGACGCGCCACACGCGTGCAGAAACGGCACAACACGTAGAGTCAAAATACTATTAAATGCTTTCTATCACAGAAACGAGGAAATATTCAAGCATAtttcacccattgtacagcactgcggcatatgatggcgctatataaaacaatagatgATATAGGGCATTAGCAGCTACAGATATATGTTATTGAAGCATTTAcgtatgtttttttccctttaaagtcTGCTTTTgagttaaagctgctgttccacctaatcTGCAGAatgcaacattttttataaCTAAAAGTAGCATAAGAACTATAATTGATGGTTcaacactgccccccccccaaaaaaaaccaaaaaaaataacttaatcatgtaaaattccCAATTTTTGCTGGGAATACTTGATTGCCATGTGACTTCTACCCAGATAGGTTGCcatagaatgaaaaaaaaaaaaaaggctttttaaatgtttttttttttttagtgtgtttaatgggttaatagaggaaataagtaaataaaccttTGATCATTTAGTTAATATGTTAAGAGAATGaaattaatgtttaataaaaagccaataaagaaaaacactttttttttttttagtacgacattttattttcatcctcagataaataaagacaaaaaaaagaggaaaaaaaatataataaaaccgCTAAATTGTAAGCAGTGAATTTACGCACACGATCCATTTCATTCATAACCCTACAGATTTCTGATCAATgcatacagtgtgttggctatttattttttttttaacccattgtcTTCAGGAATGCAAAGGGTTATAAATATACGGCCGAGACTCCATCATTTACATGAGATCAAATACACTTTTAATCttatgtatattaataaaaaataagaaaaacacatgTGCATGTAAAAGACGCCACTTGAAAAACACAACAAAGATCTTTGACCAACGACGGGTCGGGTTCCGTATCCAACACAGCGAGGAACACACAGCGGTGACCACATTCCCCGCTTCCTGCGCACTCTCGTGCGTGCGGTTCAGTTTCAAACTTACACTTCGCTATCGCAACAACCACATAAAGGAACAAGAAACTCTTTCGGCATTGTCATCTTTCGGCGTTGGGAGAGACGGCTCTCGTCCAGAAGTCCATACGGCAAAAATCGTAATTTTATCGTTGATATCATTTGAGTTACCCATGATGTCATAGCAGGACTTATTGTGTGTTTCCTCCAATGACTGCGGAGTACGAGGGATCGTGATAGTGCAAAGAAAGACGAAAAGTGAAACATCGTGTGGCGCCTTAGACACGAGGCATGGCTTCCTTACCCAACATGGACAACTTCCATGATGTACAGGGGTCCCGATAGCCCAGAGGTTGTCCATTGCTGGTATTCGAGGTTCCCGACCTTCCTGGTCCAAGCGATTAAAAAGAAAGCCCTTGTTGGAGCAGAATGGCTGAgttatggggcaatacacatcaCAATAAGAATTGCCTCAATTCGGTCGGCCAGTGGTACGGTTCAATCACTTTCAGTAACTTCCACCGCAGAAGCTCATCGCCTGGACACGTAGGAACAGATGTTTTTCGGAGAAACAATAAGCCTTTCACAAAACATTTCACAACGAGACAATGTATCTGATAATTCTTATCTTAAAACCTGAAggtcacacatacacacacaaacgcGCACGCACATACCTCTCCCACCCCTCACAGACCCCgaacatgtaaacattttaaataaataagaacattaaaaactaaaaagatttccaagaaaatacaaaaaaaacttgcaggCCTAGCGATGAGGAATGAATGAAATAGCAGTTAACACGTTACtggatatggtatatatatatatttttttttgttaccctcttaacatttttttgtccattttcttAGATGGGGGATCAAGACATTCAAAGCGTTCGGGGTTAAATAAGGATTAATTATACAGAAAGTAGTAGAATACAGGAAACCAAGGAACGTCTCAGCGGAACCCAGAAAGAGTTTACTGCGGGGAAAACCAGGCGAGGAGACGCTCAGCTATCACTAACATTGGGACGTTTTagagtttacattttaatttagagTTTATTTTACGCGTACcagcttaaaaataataataaaaaaaaggccagAACATCCCCTAATTCAGACTGCAAAATTACTTTCATCCACTGCTAATGGGATAAAAAGGGTCAAGTAAAATgtgatttgtataaaaaaatacagaatgaaaaatgtacaaagtTGGCAATCAATTAAAAAGGCTGCTCTCTGGTGTACAGATCTGTACTCGGCTAGTGGGGCTGCTCATAGAAACAGAATGTGTCTGCTGATAGGAGCCATTTGGCCCTTGTGGACCAACCCCAGCCAGCTTGGCACTTTaatgagagatatatatatatatatattgcttatcttaatctgtaaacacagtTATAGGGTTAATTAGTGTATAAAACCATAAGATGATTACGGATTCCCCTTTCGCCGCCCCTCAGCCTcactactttttttaaaattctatacAGGGTCATGTATAGAAAGATTCTGGTGCAACCAATACCatcggttgctatggcaataagacTTTACATATTTTGCTCTATATATCAGGGCCGATAAACTTGTACTCTCTCTTAACACAAATCTATCAATCCACTAGAGCCACACCATCTGCACTTGCAACAGGAAGTCACCGGGGGACATTACGGACACTTCCTATTTCCGCTCAAATTCTAAATAAATTTGCACCTTAAGCAAAAGGGGCTACATTTTTGTGGGGGGTATGAACATCGTATCAGGGGCCATCGTAGCggcaatttgttttttcttttttacgttAAAATATAGGTATGgctgtatttttgtgtttctcCCCCGCTTCAGACACTGCAAGGGTTAAATATGTAAACAAGGATTTGCAGCAGGCAAATTCAGACACAGGAACGCAGCAGACAATCTAAGCAATACTTTTTTGGCAGCGTGCGGAGTGCGCGTGCCATTTAGGCGCTAACGTCCAATTGGCAGCCCTTTGCGGCCCTGGCGGCGAATGGCACGAAATATTACGATCCCTGATCGCGGCTGTACAAGCGCCAGGAAGTCACCGAGactcaaacacaaaaaaaagatactgAGCAGGGCTcggaatatttaaacattttatattttcgcTTTGTACTACCCTGTGGCATACGTTGGCGCTTTAGAAAAGAACGACAATCGTGAGAGGACCCGGGAGTTTAAATAGCTCCTCGCCTTACAAAAAGCCAGACTGTAGAAAGTTGCCTGCGCGGCATTCATAAAAGAAATGGGTACAACAGCGGAAATCGGTCTGACATTTTGTGCTCAGATATCCAGAATTCTTCCgtagtttattttattctgacggaattaaaaaaaaattatttttcttccagGATTTAATGCGCGGCTGTGGAATTTAAGTGACGAGTTCCACCATCTCTTCCTGGGAGCCATCATATTTagatggtcttttttttttttttgttaatataaatataaatattatcccCCCGTTTGTGCTTTATCATTTCGgtgaataataatattattataatagtaataatgtttCCAAATTTCACTTGTTTTCGGTTTCCCTGTGGCCagtcagggaaaaaaaaaaaaaaaataatcagaaaaaaaaaaaaaaaaaaaattgcttgttGTAAAGACCGGCATTAGTAGCCCTGCGTATCCACGTGCCAATTTCAGGACGTTTAGTGCCGGATTTACAGAAAGAAACACAGACCGTCTGCTTGCAGCGTAGTATAAAGCTTGTGGCGTATACAGCATTCGCGAGAAGCCCTCGACTTATCGCCTGCCCTTCCGGCAACAccgcaaaaaatacacaacacagaagagaaaaaagCCCCCCCTGTGATACCGCGTGTGAACTTTGTACTTAAGAGAACAGAACAAACAGAGCAGGCATCCGCTTAGGCGCAAGAATGATAAGAAGAATTCTCTCTTATTACACAGGAATGAACGTTTCCACGTGGCCTCGCAAACCCTTCGGCTTAATATCCAAAGCAGAAATCTCTATGCGGTTCATCAGGCGGGTTTACGTTCTCGACGAGACATCTCTCCAAACTTCAgctcatccaaaaaaaaaaaataaaaaggcacaAGGAGAACGGTACTATTGCCAagtttatatgatttattatatatataatccttttGCCAAATCCTTTCATTCATTTCAGAGTCTGCGAGAACGCAAGGTTCCGGAGCGGTCTTTGGCATTGTGCAAGTTTCACGGTCGTCTGGCGTGATCTGCTGCAACCGACAGGTTtcgatcctttttttttgtttttgtttaaatctcCTTCCATGTTGGGATCTCCCAGTTGACTCCCAGAGcggtttggattttttttttttttaaatttgggtAAAgcgtaataataacaataataataataattataataataaaaaatctgtaCCTTCATCCAGTGAAGATCAAATCACTAAGACAGAGACTTTCCCCGTAAAGTGCTCTCAGGATTTCAGAACATAAAGATGATGAAATGTTTTGGGTGCACGAGCGACTACAAATAACCCACACCGGGACCCCTTTCCGAGTTGGGTACGATGGGACGCGTTGAAGGAATGGAAACATTTGTAGCCCGCTTTGCAGCCCAAGAGAAGCGCCGAAGCGTTTTATCCAGTTACAGGTTGCATCTTACGAAGGCTCGTCCCGTAAGCACGTTCTGAAAATCCAATCGCTTCGTTGGGAAGCTCCTGATGGCAGATGATTTCCCTTTCTTGACATCTCCTCACATGTAACAAGGCAGCTCTCCTTCCGCAGCCATCGTTACAAGGCCAAGAGGGTGGGCGAGTTCAAGGAGTCGGACGACTGGTCGCCGCTGCTGCTACTCCGGCGGTGGGCTTTAGAGCAAGACTCCGAAGGGGAGGCGGACGAATCCTGGTCAAGTACACTTGGGTAGGTGAAGACGAGGTTGGCGGTGTTAGGAGTGCTCGGAGGCGTTGAGGACATCACAACCGGCGTGTTGAGCGGCTCTTCGTTGAAGAACCCCCCGCCGATGTTGATGGGCTTAATCACCGACCTTGACTGAGTCTTGTTGCTGTTGGAAGACGAGGCGGCGATGTCTTCCTCGACGGGTTCTTGCTTCACGACAACCCGGCTCGGGATCATGCTGCGCGCGCTTTGAGAAGAGCTGGTCCTGTCGTCGGGGTGTATCTTGCACACGGGCGAGTGGGCGACCAACATGAACTCCAGCTTGTCCTTTTccttctgcagttctgcaatctCTTTTTGCAGTCCAGACTTCTCCTGTTCCAGTTTCTCggtttccttaaaaaaacacaacgtAAAACCTATGATACAAGCTCataaatacatgcattttagacagaaaacaccaaaaatataaCGTTTTCATATAAATATGACAGCAAAGTAGGATTGCAGGGCCGTAAAGAATATATCGAGATTATCTATGGAGGGTTCCTGAATCGAGTTGGAACGCCTAGAACGCTGCCTCCAACACTGAGATAATGCCGACCATGGCAGCCACCAAGGTGAAGGAGTCAGGAAAACTCGACCATTACTAAATAAACCCCTAAAagggcaacttttttttttaagtatggtAGAGGTCAGCACAAACTGATATCCAATGAGCGTAGGCCGTTTCACCGGACGAGCACAGGAAGCGTTCACTTACTGCTTGCAGTTTGTCCGTCAGCTCTCGTCGTCTGTTGCGACACTTTGCCGCCGCCAGCTTATTCCTCTCCCTCCTCACCCTtcgtttttcttcttcttcaggtGACAGctgaggggggagaggggataaaAAAACGTTAACAAATTCTAGCTTGTGGTCAAAAAGTTTGATAGATGTGGAGGAAGCTGTGGTGTTCCCAAGGATTGCGCaagaccaaaagaaaaaaagaagaagagttGGGCAACCCTTGGTGGTCAGAACTGAGAATTTTCACAACCCCTCTCAGCAGTTTCCATGCCAACtctcacaaaatataaataaatcccTATTTGGGTAAACCGCACGGCTGGACCAAAGACTTTGatataaaggaaaataataataataataataataataataataatggtaataagtGTTCTATTTCTGGACACCCGACGCGATTCGCTTCACCCCGTATAACCCTCCGGTCCAGAAGACCCCCCGTCTTCACATTAATTACCTGCTCATCTCGCCTCCTCCTGCCCGCCGTCGTGCCGATGGTCTTGATCACGCCAGGTCTCTGCATGGCCGCGTGCCCGGCGACGGAGGACAGGTTGGGCACAGGGTGGCCGTACGGATGCGAACGGACGTACGGGTTGGACATGGAGGTTATCACCGTAGGCTGAACCATCCATTGCAGGTCCTGGCTGGTGGTTATGGCGTTAATGGTAGGAATGAAGGCACTGCTCGATCCCGGCATCTCTGGCCTGAACTTCTGCGGGcataaaaagaacacaaaagatCAGTAAAGCCAATActgtataaacaaaaataaaaagtctgcAGAAAATCATTCTTCAACTCAAACCCTACACTATATACAGCTCAATGATTCGCCGTTGCCAATGTATACAATTGCCGGTCTCCTacgtaaaacaaaaacaccccgATACGTTGTCTATGAGTAAAACCGTAACACCGAGCTTCTAAAAAGACGACTTATTTCCTGTTCTCCACGAAACGCTCCGCTTCTGTTCTGGTTACACTTCACACCTCCCTTTACACAAATACACAGCCCCTCGTCCTCCATGGAAACCCTCCTTCTCATGGCCTGCCCTGCGGAGAAACTTCAACGCTATCTCAAGGAGTCCCAACATCAAGAAGAACCTTAAACCCCCGGGTCTTCTCCGGCTCCCCAAAACTGAGACCCCCCCACGGATTTAGGCATCTCATTGTATCAAAAATGTCTGCTTTCGTATGAATCGGGGTGGATGCTCCGCTCCAGGTGCCTTCAGCTCAGGTAGACGCATAGAAGGCTAAAGACGTTCTACAGAACACGGTTAGGGAGATAAGTCGGAAGCGGACGGGGCAGATAATTCTACGAGCAAAGGGACGACgtaaaaaacagattttatggGCAATGGCGGACCGCCGGACAACGCATTCAAAATTATACACGAGGATAAAACGTTAACGTTGCGACACAATCCTGTAATTATTCAGGAGACGAGACAGGAGGGAAACCAGGAAACGAAAAACACAACAAGGAGAACCGACAGAGACGGGCGAAGAGCTTCAGACGCGTCACCAGCTGCTGGAATATTCAAATGACCTCAGCAGGGCTTGCGGTGTCAAATTTGGGATGGGTGCCACAAtgacactaaaaaaataattaaaaaaaacgccTGTTTttgtaggttaaaaaaaacaaaaaaaaaaaaacctaataaaatgttcttaaaagtaaaatattagcCGGCGTCTGAAGCCGCCGTGGAGCAGCGCCGTCCTGCGTGCCAGGTGCTAGGTGGGGTCTTCTCTGTTCCAGGAATTTTATAGCAGGTGGGTCGCCTGAACAGGGAGGAGGAAACGGAATGCGGAGGTGTAACAACGTATCCTGCAATAAACTCACCATTATTAACCCCTCCAGTGCCAGAGTGAGAAATGCTAAAATTCACCTCTCCGACACTGAATATTTGTtaacaaaaatttttttatttttatttgacccATTAAGAGGTGATGTCCCacctaagaaaaacaaaaaaaaacaaaacacatacagaaatgaatagagtgtaagctcacgGGAATAGGCCCCTCCTCTGACTTTCATtctatattgtcaattttaatgttatcacTAATTTTCACTCTGGTAGCAGCGCTATGGCATCTGCTGGcgctttattaataaatgtaccGTCATTATATATGACAAAGCTTAAGGttccaaaattattattattattattattattattatttgggggGGTTACAGATTTAAATATTAGTGACATCATAGCTAAAACAGCAAGAGGAAATCATAGACCTAAAAGTCACCAAAAACCACGATTGATTTATAtcgcgccatcatattccacagtgctgagTAAAGAGGATCTAACAAAGAAAACAA contains:
- the FOSL2 gene encoding fos-related antigen 2 isoform X1, which codes for MYQDYPGNFDSSSRGSSNSPANPEGYPGGSLSTAIHQKFRPEMPGSSSAFIPTINAITTSQDLQWMVQPTVITSMSNPYVRSHPYGHPVPNLSSVAGHAAMQRPGVIKTIGTTAGRRRRDEQLSPEEEEKRRVRRERNKLAAAKCRNRRRELTDKLQAETEKLEQEKSGLQKEIAELQKEKDKLEFMLVAHSPVCKIHPDDRTSSSQSARSMIPSRVVVKQEPVEEDIAASSSNSNKTQSRSVIKPINIGGGFFNEEPLNTPVVMSSTPPSTPNTANLVFTYPSVLDQDSSASPSESCSKAHRRSSSSGDQSSDSLNSPTLLAL
- the FOSL2 gene encoding fos-related antigen 2 isoform X2, whose amino-acid sequence is MPGSSSAFIPTINAITTSQDLQWMVQPTVITSMSNPYVRSHPYGHPVPNLSSVAGHAAMQRPGVIKTIGTTAGRRRRDEQLSPEEEEKRRVRRERNKLAAAKCRNRRRELTDKLQAETEKLEQEKSGLQKEIAELQKEKDKLEFMLVAHSPVCKIHPDDRTSSSQSARSMIPSRVVVKQEPVEEDIAASSSNSNKTQSRSVIKPINIGGGFFNEEPLNTPVVMSSTPPSTPNTANLVFTYPSVLDQDSSASPSESCSKAHRRSSSSGDQSSDSLNSPTLLAL